Genomic window (Arthrobacter sp. StoSoilA2):
CTTGATTCCGGTTGCCATGACTCCTAGACTCCAATCAATACAGAGAACTGTATTGAATTCAAGATACCGCACCAAGGAGTCACCATGGAAACCGTGGAGGGCCTGGAGCGCCTTCCGGAAGGGCCCGTTCGGCGGATGTTCGCTGCGTCCGGCCGCCACGACCTTGACGCCTTGGTCGCCGAATTCGCCAACGACTACGTCAACATCACCCCGATTCATCCCGAACGTAATTTCACCGGCCGCGCCCAGGTCCGTGCCAACTGGACCAGCCTTTTTGCTGGCATTCCTGACCTCACACCAGCAATCGCCGACGCCGCTGAAGGCCGGCACGGAACCGTTTGGGTTGAATGGGGCGCCCGGGGCACGAGACGCGATGGGACGCTGGTGGAACTTGCCGGAGTGGCGATTTTTACTGTGCGCCAGGAGCGGATCGCCTCCGTCCATTTCTATCTCGAACCTGTGGAACGTTCTTCGGGTGACATCGACGACGCCGTCCGCACCACTGCGGGCACGGGCCTTCAGGATGGGGCCGTACTTCCGATATCGCAGGAGTCATGATCCTCGTAGTGGGCGGTACGGGCCGCCTGGGTTCGCGGCTTACGGGGGAACTGGTTCGGCGCGGTGCTTCCGTACGGGTCATGGCCAGGGGTGAATCCCAGCCCTTCCCCAGGAAGAACGTCGACGGCGTCGAGCTTGTCCGCGGGACGCTCGCCTCGGGCAAGGACTGCGGACGGGCCGTTGCCGGATGCAGCCACGTGGTGTTCGCGGCGTCGGGCTTTGGGCTGAAAAGAGGCGGCAACCCACGCAGTGTGGACCGCGACGGCGCACTTCGGGTCATCGATGCCGCGTCCCGGGCGGGCGTGGAACATGTAGTGATGATGTCGATGCATGGGGCGGCTCCCGATGCCCCTCTGGATTTCCTGCGCATGAAGTACGCAGCGGAGGAGGCATTGAAGGCCTCGGGCATGGCATGGACAGTAATCCGGATGGGAGCGAACCTTGAGCAGTTCCTCGACTCAATGAGCCAGCCCCTCCACACGAAGGGCAGGGTGCTTGTCTTCGGTTCGGGACGGGCACCTGTGACATTTACGTCGACGCCGGACGCTGCTGCCGCTGTTCGGCTGGCCCTTTTCAGCCCTTCCTTGCGTGGAAGGACCGTTGAGTGGGGGTCCGAAACGCACCCCTTCAACACGCTGGCGGAAGCCATCCTCGCAGACGCTGGAAAGGGCTCGATCCAGCGGATACCAGTGGCAGGGTTACGGGTGATGGCCGCCGTCGCGGGTACGATTTCTCCGTTCATGGCCCGGATGGCCAGGGCTGCGCTGTGGATGGAATCAGGCGCTGCGGCCTTCGATCCGGCTGTGGAACGTGCCGCGTTCCCTGAAATTCCCGTGATCGGACTGCGTGAGAGTTTGGACCGGATCAGGAGCACATGAGTCGTGGTGCAAACCGGCCTTCGGGAGGACAATGCTAGGCACAACCTGAAATCCCGTGAGGAGCAGCCGTGGGCGAGCCAACTACAGAAGCGACATCAGCGCAGTTGATGGTGGATTTGATCATTTCCCTGGATGGGTATGCCTCAGCGGAGGGGTGGCCCGGTTGGTGGGGACTTGAATCCCCGGAATACCTTGCCTGGCTTGAGGAAGAAGGGAAGAAGGATTTCACCACGCTGATGGGGGCCAACACCTATCGGGTGATGTCAAGCATGTCGGAACAGGCCGCAGGCGAAGACTCCGGGTTCTCCAAGGAAGAGGGAGAGGCCTTGACAGGGCTGGCGGCCCTGCCGAAGGTCGTCTTCTCGTCCACACTCCAGGAACCCCTGGCTTGGCCGAATTCCGAGCTGGTAAGCGGGGATGCTGTGGAAGCTGTCAAAGAGCTGAAGCGGACCCGGACCGGCACCCTGACCACACTGGGAAGCCTCAGCCTTTGCCGCTCTTTGTTGAGTGCCGGACTTGTGGACCGATACAGGATCGTCGTTTTTCCGGTGATCACTGGCCGTACTGGCACGGAACGGATCTATGACGGCTATCCTGATGTTTCGCTTCAAATGGTGAACAGCAGGACCTTCGATGGTCAGCTGCAGCTGCTGGAGTACATACCCACGCTGATCAGCGGTCCGCCTGTCCGGCAGCCGTGAAAAGAGGCTCCAGCGAATCCGAATAGCCGGACATTATTTCGGCAAACGTGAGCAGCTGGAATCCTTCAGCGGGGCAGAGGAGTGGTTCGCTGGTGGTTCCATTGGCGGTGAGCGTAGCGATTCCCCATGGATGCGATGGTTCGCCGACCGAGATGCCGGCTGCGTCGAAGGTGTCCCGGAGCACGTACCGCGTGACGGTCCGCCAGGACTGCAGGAACGGCGGCCGCAACTGCTCAACGAGTTCTTCATCGTTGGCCTGGTATGCCGTCCACAGATTCACGGACAGTTCGTCCCACTCCTTGGCGTCACGGACCATGAGGTGGGCCGCCCGGAGCCGGGCAATCGTTTCGTTCAACGTCATGGTCAGTCCCCAAACTTCCTGTCGTTATGTGTACGGCGGAAACGGCCGTTGTAGAGATGGCCGTTGTAGACATAACGGGCCGTTGTTCCGCATGATTCCCGGCCGGCGCGCGATGAAGGCCGGCGCTCACGCTGGGCCGGAAGTCTCTTGCAAACCTGCTTTGATTTTCCGCCACCCGCCTGCGCGATTGTTGGCGGCGATCTGTCGCAGCATAGCGATGAGGGGTGCGGTAGGTACATCGTCGTTGATGTAAAAGCTGATCATTCGGCCGGTCTTGTTATCGTGCCCTGCTGTGATGATCCCGGCAGGGTCAGGAACGATAGCGCCATCATAGAGAAAGAGGTTCACGTGGTTCCTGGCCGCGAGCAATGCACAGACGTTTCCATCCAGGACAAAGTAGGGCTGAACCCGTCTTTTGATTGTCTCCACGATGTCCGGTTCGGCCTCGTGGATCACGTCACGCAGTTCCTCACAAAGTGTTTGTAGCCAGTCCGGGAGGGCGTCTATGTAACTATCGACTCCGGGATGGTGCGAGTAGTTCCCCATCACGTTATTAGGGCACTACGCCCCACAGCTTGTCCAGACTGGGTCTTGCCCAGACCGCGGGCGGGGCGATGGGTAGGCTTGCTCACATGGTCGACGTCGAGCGGTTCCGGGTTCTGCTGGAGGAGGAGCGGGGCCGGAAGCTTGCCCTGCTGAAGGCGCTGCGCAGTGACATCACATCGGTCAGCCTCGCCCGCCAGGACTCGAACGTCGACGACGAGCATGATCCTGAAGGCACCACCATCGCCTTCGAGCTCTCACAGGCCTCCGCGCTGCTCGACCAGAGCCGTGTGGGCCTTGAGCAGATTGAGGCCGCTTTGCAGCGGATTTCCGATGGAACTTACGGCATATGTACGGTTTGTGGTGTCGCTATTCCGGAGGGCCGGCTCGAAGCGAGGCCGTGGACGCCCTATTGCGTCAAGCACGCCTCAGGCAAACATTAGAACCCGGACAAACAGGAAACCCAGGCAAACAGGAAAACCCGACGGGTAGAGACCAGCCAGGCACGCTTCACGCCATGTCAGGGCTGATGGGCACGAACTCGATGCCCTGCTGGACCTTCTTTCTTGGTCCGCGGTCGAAGCCCTTGGCGTCCAGGTTGTTTCCCGCCCGGAACGCGGCCAGGGCATCGTCGAAGATCTCGTTGAGCCGCTTGCCCGGGAAAACCTTCCGGGTGCCGTCGGCAAAGGTGACGGACACAGAGGCGCTGGCGGGAAAATGCCTGCTCATCCGGATGAAGCCTTGGGAGTCCTGCCTTAGGGAAATCATTGCTTGTCCACGCTTTCAGTATCTGGTTTCACCACATTTGCGTTTAAACACGTTCATGGAGTGAGTCCCACTGTGTCATGCCCACGGACCTGCGGCCTCATTCACCTTCCCCTGACCGGAAGATTGCCCATAAAGCCCTCGCTGCCGGCTCAAGGTGACTGAACGGCTTCGGTGTTGGCACGGTCTGCGGATGCCCCCTGCCTGCGGCTCGCCAGCAGGAACGGCACCGAAATGAGCTCAATAATGCCCGCGATGGCCAGCGACGCCGGGTAGCCGTAAAGGTCAGCCCCACGGCCAAGGAGTGGCTGTATCACCACACCGCCGCTGGATCCCATGAGCGAATCGAAGCTCAGCACTGTGGCGCGCTGCTTCGAGGGAATCATGTCATTGACGTACGCCTGCCGGACCGGAGTTGCCGCAGAGCCAACCACAGCCCACAGTGCCAGCAGCACCAGTGCCACCCAAAAGACACGGGTGAAACCGAGGACCAGCAAGATCACGAATCCCACCAGACCGCCCAGGATCATCACCGAGGTCCGTTTATGGAACAAGCGCCGGGCATGCGGGGCAAGCCAACCGCCCAGGATTTGCGAGCCAGCCACAATTGCAGCGGCGAGGCCCGCAATGGAATAGGCATGGGGGTCGCCAAACAGGTCCAGGAGGTATGGCTGCAGGGCGTAGAAAACATAGATCCCGACGCCGGCACTAAAGGGAGCGGCAAGCATGACGTACCGGACCGGCGGGTTTTTCAGGCCGTTCTCGATCGAGGCAGTGAGCACTGCGCGGGTGGCACGGAGGGGGTGCGTGGACCGCTCAGGTGAGAATCCGACGTCGTGCATTAACCCAAACGCCACGGCGAACATGGCAACCAGAACGAAAACCCGTAAGAGGAACGGCACACCAAGGTTGGTGGCTTGAGCGATAACCCCACCTGCCACCGAACCCAGCAGCATAGCCACACCCTGCACCATCTGGCCGCGGCCCAGAACGGTTTCAAGACCGCCTTCGTAGCCTGAGAAGCGCAAGGCGTCCACAAGCCAGGCCTCCACAGCACCGGAGAAGAACGTGAACCCGAGGCCAAGGAGCACCGAGACAACGGCCCACATCCAAAACGGTGCAGAGATCTGCCACAGCACGAAGTACAAGTATGTAGACGCCGCCAACGTGATCGTGCCAAGCAGGAAAGAAGTACGGCGACCCCAGCCGTCCGCGATCACGCCTGTAGGTACCTCGAAAAGGACCATCCCCGCTGTGAAGAAAGCGTTGGCAGCGAAGGCCTCGAGGTTGCTCAAGCCTGCATCAAGCAGGAAAAGCGTGTTGATACCCCAGATGAAGGAAGCTGCCACCGTGTTGCCCAGCGTCAGCGTGAGATAGACACGTTGAATCTTTCTGGCGGCGTCGTTCAGGGTGTCGCCGCCAGCTCTGGCAGGTGTGACCACACGCTCATTCTCGTCCGCTTGCCCGGCCTCCGCCAGATCCCGGGGAAGGTTTCGCTGCCGGGAGCCTGGGCCGGCCCCCGGCAGCTGCATCCATCCTTACGCCTGGTGGCTGACCAGATCGGCGTCCGTTGTTTTCGACTTTTCCCGCTGCCCGGAATGCACGGTGGCAAAGAACCCACCGAGTTCCGCCGTCGAAGTAAGGGGGAGTACGTTGGCGACGTATTGGTCCGGGCGGACCACCACCACCACGCCGTCGCGGCTGAGTCCGCGCAGCTCAAAGATGTCTGCTGTCGGGTCCGTGCCGAAGACCTTCTCGAGGTAGGTGAGCTTGAATGGTCCAACGGTGGGTTTGAACGCTGCGGGGACGGCGTTGATGTCTACGTTGGTGTGGTCCTGCTGGTAGATCACCTTCACATCGAACCAGGCGTCGCGGTCAGCGTCCGACGGCGTAGCCGCCAGCGGCGAGTCCGGCGAGTTCGCGATCCACTCGGCGAAGTCCGCGAGCCGGCCCGGGGCGCCGGCCTGCGCGGCATCGGCGAAGACGTAGATCCGCCAGCGGCCGTCTGCCTTGGCGTGGTGGCCCAGGTGCATCGGGTTCGTGTCGCAGACCCGCAGGACCGGGGCCGACTTGAAGCGCTTGCCGATGGGGAAGCCCGTGGCGAGTTCCTGGTGCCTGGGCTCGGCAACAAGCATGGACGGAGCGTACTGGGTCATGAAACCGGCAGGGAACTCGGCCGTGCTTGTGTAGAAGTTTTCAAGCTCTGTGGGGTCTTCGAACTCTTCCGGTTTCTTGGCCATCAAGGTGGACCACTGCTTGTCGAAGTCGATCAGGTTCTTGGCCACCACCTGACGCTCAGCGGAGTACGTGTCCAGGAGGCTCTCAGGGCTTCGGCCT
Coding sequences:
- a CDS encoding TraR/DksA C4-type zinc finger protein; its protein translation is MVDVERFRVLLEEERGRKLALLKALRSDITSVSLARQDSNVDDEHDPEGTTIAFELSQASALLDQSRVGLEQIEAALQRISDGTYGICTVCGVAIPEGRLEARPWTPYCVKHASGKH
- a CDS encoding MFS transporter, with the translated sequence MNDAARKIQRVYLTLTLGNTVAASFIWGINTLFLLDAGLSNLEAFAANAFFTAGMVLFEVPTGVIADGWGRRTSFLLGTITLAASTYLYFVLWQISAPFWMWAVVSVLLGLGFTFFSGAVEAWLVDALRFSGYEGGLETVLGRGQMVQGVAMLLGSVAGGVIAQATNLGVPFLLRVFVLVAMFAVAFGLMHDVGFSPERSTHPLRATRAVLTASIENGLKNPPVRYVMLAAPFSAGVGIYVFYALQPYLLDLFGDPHAYSIAGLAAAIVAGSQILGGWLAPHARRLFHKRTSVMILGGLVGFVILLVLGFTRVFWVALVLLALWAVVGSAATPVRQAYVNDMIPSKQRATVLSFDSLMGSSGGVVIQPLLGRGADLYGYPASLAIAGIIELISVPFLLASRRQGASADRANTEAVQSP
- a CDS encoding dihydrofolate reductase family protein, producing the protein MVDLIISLDGYASAEGWPGWWGLESPEYLAWLEEEGKKDFTTLMGANTYRVMSSMSEQAAGEDSGFSKEEGEALTGLAALPKVVFSSTLQEPLAWPNSELVSGDAVEAVKELKRTRTGTLTTLGSLSLCRSLLSAGLVDRYRIVVFPVITGRTGTERIYDGYPDVSLQMVNSRTFDGQLQLLEYIPTLISGPPVRQP
- a CDS encoding DUF1801 domain-containing protein, giving the protein MIHEAEPDIVETIKRRVQPYFVLDGNVCALLAARNHVNLFLYDGAIVPDPAGIITAGHDNKTGRMISFYINDDVPTAPLIAMLRQIAANNRAGGWRKIKAGLQETSGPA
- a CDS encoding nuclear transport factor 2 family protein; translation: METVEGLERLPEGPVRRMFAASGRHDLDALVAEFANDYVNITPIHPERNFTGRAQVRANWTSLFAGIPDLTPAIADAAEGRHGTVWVEWGARGTRRDGTLVELAGVAIFTVRQERIASVHFYLEPVERSSGDIDDAVRTTAGTGLQDGAVLPISQES
- a CDS encoding SDR family oxidoreductase, with amino-acid sequence MILVVGGTGRLGSRLTGELVRRGASVRVMARGESQPFPRKNVDGVELVRGTLASGKDCGRAVAGCSHVVFAASGFGLKRGGNPRSVDRDGALRVIDAASRAGVEHVVMMSMHGAAPDAPLDFLRMKYAAEEALKASGMAWTVIRMGANLEQFLDSMSQPLHTKGRVLVFGSGRAPVTFTSTPDAAAAVRLALFSPSLRGRTVEWGSETHPFNTLAEAILADAGKGSIQRIPVAGLRVMAAVAGTISPFMARMARAALWMESGAAAFDPAVERAAFPEIPVIGLRESLDRIRST